In the genome of Bryobacteraceae bacterium, one region contains:
- a CDS encoding EamA family transporter — MAYLALASVCFFWGTTYLGIRVALETFPPLTLMATRFLISGTLMLVLCRARGMKMPTWREAARTAFFGVMILGVGNGCLTYSEKLISSSTAALFIAASPFWMVGLEAVVPGGERMRAPALVGIVLGFIGAALLVAPDVAARGFAGAMWQGFLLLQFGCASWSLGSILQKRRRNESHAFVTGAVQQLATGAVYLGPALAEGGHEKLLGGGVPLGGWLALAWLVTFGSIIGYNSYIYALEKLPVALVSIYTYVNPMVAAVLGWFFYREQFGRKEAAAMAVIFLGVTVVKRFTPSPAPWRPAPLRSSGAP, encoded by the coding sequence CTGGCGTACCTTGCGCTCGCGTCGGTGTGTTTCTTCTGGGGAACGACGTACCTGGGCATTCGGGTGGCGCTCGAAACGTTCCCGCCGCTGACGCTGATGGCCACGCGGTTCCTGATTTCGGGCACGCTAATGCTGGTGCTGTGCCGCGCGCGGGGGATGAAAATGCCCACCTGGCGCGAGGCGGCGCGGACGGCGTTTTTCGGCGTGATGATTCTCGGCGTGGGCAACGGCTGTCTCACCTATTCGGAGAAGCTGATCTCGTCGTCGACGGCGGCGCTGTTCATCGCCGCCTCGCCGTTCTGGATGGTGGGGCTGGAAGCCGTGGTGCCGGGCGGCGAGCGGATGCGAGCGCCGGCGCTGGTGGGTATCGTGCTCGGGTTCATCGGCGCGGCGCTGCTGGTGGCGCCGGACGTGGCCGCGCGCGGCTTCGCCGGCGCGATGTGGCAGGGCTTTCTGCTGCTGCAGTTCGGGTGCGCGTCGTGGAGCCTCGGGTCGATCCTGCAGAAGCGGCGGCGGAACGAATCGCACGCCTTCGTCACCGGGGCGGTTCAGCAACTCGCCACAGGAGCGGTGTACCTGGGACCGGCGCTGGCCGAGGGCGGGCACGAGAAGCTGTTGGGTGGGGGCGTGCCGCTGGGCGGGTGGCTGGCGCTGGCGTGGCTGGTGACGTTCGGCTCCATCATCGGCTACAACTCGTACATCTATGCGCTCGAGAAGCTGCCGGTGGCGCTGGTTTCGATCTACACCTACGTGAATCCGATGGTGGCGGCCGTGCTCGGCTGGTTTTTCTATCGCGAGCAGTTCGGGCGGAAGGAAGCGGCGGCGATGGCGGTGATCTTTCTGGGCGTGACGGTAGTGAAAAGGTTCACTCCTTCTCCAGCACCTTGGCGCCCAGCGCCCCTCCGATCATCGGGAGCGCCGTGA